In one window of Rhodopseudomonas palustris HaA2 DNA:
- a CDS encoding DUF3422 family protein: MTAEVLIGDGDGRLSPHPLRAAVLGEVHARPFTALAVPARVLHFAFDTSGEKAKADRIALTKFCESRGLQPPPSNEKHHRASFGTTMLRWEQHSEFTTYTWEFTADPVAMPFHPEASSLASPMRLVPQPGPLLVAVDLHALPDDPPRTAPERLFDRASLAVAENSDGAAVYATDFQPGPSGFVRVLVIDRGMAPERAGALVQRVLEIETYRTLALLGLPEAQRLGPSISNGERRLAEVTAEMRKAADLAINNRLLQELTELAAEVEAGAAASLGRFSASRAYEEIMTGRLATLGERKVGGLPTWSSFLARRMKPAMRTCTTTEARQSDLSLKLARAANLLRTRVDVELEHQNQELLKSMNARTRLQLRLQATVEGLSTAAITYYVVGLFGYLVKGLHDSGQITVEPSLVTAGFVPIAAFSIWWTVRSIRRKHIASED, encoded by the coding sequence ATGACGGCTGAAGTTCTGATCGGTGATGGCGATGGTAGACTTTCGCCGCATCCACTGCGGGCGGCCGTCTTGGGCGAGGTTCACGCGCGCCCGTTCACTGCGCTCGCAGTGCCGGCGCGGGTGCTGCATTTCGCGTTCGACACCTCGGGCGAGAAGGCCAAGGCCGATCGCATCGCGCTGACGAAATTCTGCGAATCACGCGGGCTGCAGCCGCCGCCGTCCAACGAGAAGCATCACCGCGCCTCGTTCGGCACGACCATGCTGCGCTGGGAACAGCATTCCGAATTCACCACCTACACCTGGGAATTCACCGCCGACCCGGTCGCGATGCCGTTTCATCCGGAGGCCTCGTCGCTGGCTTCGCCGATGCGGCTGGTGCCCCAGCCCGGGCCGTTGCTGGTCGCGGTCGATCTGCATGCGCTGCCGGACGATCCGCCGCGCACCGCGCCGGAGCGATTGTTCGATCGCGCCAGCCTCGCTGTCGCGGAGAATTCCGACGGCGCGGCGGTCTATGCCACCGATTTCCAGCCCGGTCCCTCGGGCTTCGTGCGGGTGCTGGTGATCGATCGCGGCATGGCGCCGGAGCGCGCCGGAGCGCTGGTGCAGCGTGTGCTCGAAATCGAGACCTATCGCACGCTGGCGCTGCTCGGCCTGCCGGAAGCGCAGCGGCTCGGTCCCTCGATCAGCAACGGCGAGCGCCGCCTCGCCGAAGTCACCGCCGAAATGCGCAAGGCGGCCGATCTCGCCATCAACAACAGACTGCTGCAGGAACTGACCGAACTCGCCGCCGAGGTCGAAGCCGGCGCCGCCGCCAGTCTGGGCCGCTTCAGCGCCAGCCGCGCCTATGAAGAGATCATGACCGGCCGGCTGGCGACGCTCGGCGAACGCAAGGTCGGCGGCCTGCCGACCTGGTCGTCGTTCCTCGCCCGCCGGATGAAGCCGGCGATGCGCACCTGCACCACCACCGAGGCGCGACAATCCGACCTGTCGCTGAAACTCGCCCGCGCCGCCAACCTGCTGCGAACCCGCGTCGACGTCGAGCTCGAACATCAGAATCAAGAGCTGCTGAAATCGATGAACGCGCGGACGCGGCTGCAATTGCGGCTGCAGGCCACCGTCGAAGGCCTCTCCACCGCGGCGATCACCTACTACGTGGTCGGGCTGTTCGGTTATTTGGTGAAGGGTCTGCACGATTCCGGCCAGATCACGGTCGAGCCGAGCCTCGTCACCGCGGGTTTCGTGCCGATCGCCGCGTTCTCGATCTGGTGGACGGTGCGCAGCATCCGCAGGAAACACATCGCGAGCGAGGATTGA
- a CDS encoding alpha/beta hydrolase, translating to MTIAARSTLARLLVALVAVIAIATALWQLHRASGDLIVTHARVGQTPVSVFREPTTTRAPVVVIAHGFAGSQQLMQPFAQTLARNGYIAVTFDFTGHGRNPVTMVGDVDEPTKITGVLVDDLARVTDYARALPQSDGRAAVLGHSMASDIVVAYAVAHPEITATVAVSVFTRKSTPTLPHNLLVIVGDWEPQMLKDEGLRIVDQVAGGGAVAGRSYGSFADGTARRVAFSSGVEHIGVLYSQDSMRESLQWMNESFGRQSAGWIDRRPVWLALLFGGLIAMAWPLSKLLPQAAPLPMGASLAWKPLLIAAIVPAVLTPLILWKAPTDFLTILLGDYLTLHFLLYGALTAAILLLIRRRGRKAHSQAHASTHHAPGLERLESLPDPAHPRVAITALVIASVAAIAYNIIGFGVPLDTYAFSFMPIEPRLHLIAAVACGTVPYFLTAEWMAHGTGARRGAYALAKFCFLASLAAAVALNLQKLFFLIIIVPAILLLFIAFGVISNWTYKATNHPLPGALANAILFAWAIAVTFPMVIR from the coding sequence ATGACCATCGCCGCCAGGTCGACACTCGCGCGGCTGCTCGTCGCCCTCGTCGCGGTGATCGCGATCGCCACCGCCTTGTGGCAATTGCATCGCGCCAGCGGCGACCTGATCGTCACCCATGCGCGCGTCGGCCAGACGCCGGTGTCGGTGTTCCGCGAGCCGACCACCACGCGCGCGCCGGTGGTGGTGATCGCGCACGGCTTCGCCGGCTCGCAACAACTCATGCAGCCGTTCGCCCAGACGCTGGCGCGCAACGGTTATATCGCGGTGACGTTCGATTTCACCGGCCACGGCCGCAACCCCGTGACGATGGTCGGCGACGTCGACGAGCCGACAAAAATCACCGGCGTGCTGGTCGACGACCTCGCCCGGGTCACCGACTACGCCCGCGCGCTGCCGCAAAGCGACGGCCGCGCCGCGGTGCTCGGGCATTCGATGGCGTCCGACATCGTCGTCGCCTATGCGGTGGCGCATCCGGAGATCACCGCCACCGTCGCGGTGTCGGTGTTCACCCGCAAATCGACGCCGACCCTGCCGCACAATCTGCTGGTGATCGTCGGCGACTGGGAACCGCAGATGCTGAAGGACGAGGGCCTCCGCATCGTCGATCAAGTCGCCGGCGGCGGGGCGGTGGCCGGGCGGAGCTATGGCAGCTTCGCCGACGGCACCGCGCGGCGCGTGGCGTTCTCGTCCGGAGTCGAACATATCGGCGTGCTGTACAGCCAGGACAGCATGCGCGAATCGCTGCAATGGATGAACGAATCGTTCGGCCGGCAAAGCGCGGGCTGGATCGATCGCCGCCCGGTCTGGCTGGCGCTGCTGTTCGGCGGATTGATCGCGATGGCCTGGCCGCTGTCGAAGCTGCTGCCGCAAGCGGCGCCGCTGCCGATGGGAGCCAGTCTGGCGTGGAAACCGTTGCTGATCGCCGCAATCGTCCCCGCCGTGCTGACGCCGCTGATCCTCTGGAAGGCGCCGACCGACTTCCTGACCATCCTGCTCGGCGACTATCTGACGTTGCACTTTCTGCTGTACGGCGCTTTGACCGCCGCGATCCTGCTGCTGATCCGCCGGCGCGGCCGCAAGGCGCATTCTCAGGCCCATGCTTCCACGCATCACGCGCCCGGACTGGAGCGACTGGAGTCGCTGCCCGACCCCGCGCATCCGCGCGTCGCAATCACGGCGCTGGTGATCGCGTCGGTGGCGGCGATCGCCTACAACATCATCGGCTTCGGCGTGCCGCTCGACACTTACGCATTCTCGTTCATGCCGATCGAACCGCGGCTGCATCTGATCGCCGCGGTCGCCTGCGGCACGGTTCCGTATTTTCTCACCGCGGAATGGATGGCGCATGGCACGGGCGCCAGACGCGGTGCCTATGCGCTGGCGAAATTCTGCTTCCTCGCCTCGCTCGCCGCCGCCGTCGCGCTCAATCTGCAGAAGCTGTTCTTCCTGATCATCATCGTGCCGGCGATCCTGCTGTTGTTCATCGCCTTCGGCGTGATCAGCAACTGGACCTACAAGGCGACCAACCACCCCCTCCCCGGCGCGCTCGCCAATGCGATCCTGTTCGCCTGGGCGATCGCGGTGACGTTCCCGATGGTGATCCGCTGA
- a CDS encoding CIA30 family protein — MQIELWPAGGERRWRLVTDAVMGGVSRGTLQATELHGRLAARMRGAVSTENNGGFIQIAMDLAPDGGAYDAGGFTGVGLEVAGNGERYGVHLRTTDMLRPQQSYRESFVTSPEPAVVQLPFGQFVPHRIETPLNLARLRRIGLVAIGRAFDADLSVMRLWLY, encoded by the coding sequence ATGCAGATCGAGCTCTGGCCGGCAGGCGGCGAACGGCGCTGGCGCCTGGTCACCGACGCGGTGATGGGCGGGGTCTCGCGGGGCACGCTGCAGGCGACCGAGCTCCACGGCCGTCTTGCGGCGCGGATGCGCGGCGCGGTGTCGACCGAGAACAACGGCGGCTTCATCCAGATCGCGATGGATCTGGCGCCGGACGGCGGCGCCTACGACGCCGGCGGCTTCACCGGCGTCGGCCTCGAGGTCGCGGGCAACGGCGAACGCTACGGCGTCCATCTGCGCACCACCGACATGCTCCGGCCGCAGCAATCCTACCGCGAAAGCTTCGTGACGTCGCCGGAACCGGCCGTGGTGCAGCTGCCGTTCGGGCAGTTTGTTCCGCATCGCATCGAGACCCCGTTGAACCTCGCGCGGTTGCGCCGCATCGGGCTGGTCGCAATCGGCCGCGCCTTTGATGCAGATCTATCCGTCATGCGGCTTTGGCTCTATTGA
- a CDS encoding DUF427 domain-containing protein, whose product MFGPRRDVPANGQESVWDYPRPPRLEPVSARLRVIFNGETIADSISGFRVLETSHPPVYYIPQTDIRMDLMRKASGSSWCEFKGEARYWSIEAGDRRSDNAAWSYPSPSPAFAPIADHLAFYASRVDACFVSDERVQPQQGDFYGGWITSLVVGPFKGGAGTRGW is encoded by the coding sequence ATGTTCGGACCCAGGCGCGACGTGCCCGCGAACGGCCAGGAATCGGTGTGGGACTATCCGCGCCCGCCACGGCTGGAGCCGGTTTCCGCGCGGCTGCGGGTGATATTCAACGGCGAAACGATCGCCGACAGCATTTCGGGGTTTCGCGTGCTCGAGACCAGTCACCCGCCGGTCTACTACATTCCGCAGACCGATATCCGGATGGACCTGATGCGCAAGGCGTCGGGGTCGTCCTGGTGCGAGTTCAAGGGCGAAGCCCGCTACTGGTCGATCGAGGCCGGCGACCGCCGCTCCGACAACGCCGCCTGGAGCTATCCATCGCCCTCCCCCGCCTTCGCGCCGATCGCCGATCATCTCGCCTTCTACGCGTCGCGAGTCGACGCCTGCTTCGTCAGCGACGAGCGCGTGCAGCCGCAACAAGGCGATTTCTACGGCGGCTGGATCACCTCGCTGGTGGTCGGCCCGTTCAAGGGTGGCGCAGGAACGCGCGGATGGTAG
- a CDS encoding Coenzyme F420 hydrogenase/dehydrogenase, beta subunit C-terminal domain: MVEQSGTTAPVWSPALNDPAPRELCTDCGVSRMSDPKQCGQACQFIKPDYPAMELQVHGRNRDPSKPDEAFFGPHRRMLQAAMKQPREGAQWTGITTRIAERLLETGAVDAVLTMAPDPADKWKPMPVLVTSPEGMAQCRGMRMGYAPSLALLEPARAAGYKRIAVIGIPCQVYALRSLERKLGFERLYVIGTPCSDNTTTENFHEFLDLLSDRPETITYLEFRADYHVELRFTDGRVQAIPFLLLPISKLKPDFFPITCRTCVDYTNTLADITVGYMAGRGEQWLLVRNQRGEELLDLLGDEVRLSEPTSAGNRTAPVKGFLKNTELAAGGLPVRGMPNWLRPFMGWLMPKVGPRGLEFGRARVEMKAVETVLHLRRNYKQKIKNMVPAHVWALVKPYGLEPDDSERRN, from the coding sequence ATGGTAGAGCAGAGCGGAACCACGGCGCCGGTGTGGTCGCCGGCGCTGAACGATCCCGCGCCGCGCGAGCTGTGCACCGATTGCGGCGTGTCGCGGATGAGCGATCCGAAGCAATGCGGACAGGCCTGCCAGTTCATCAAGCCGGACTATCCGGCGATGGAACTCCAGGTGCACGGACGCAACCGCGATCCGTCGAAGCCGGATGAGGCCTTCTTCGGCCCGCACCGGCGGATGCTGCAGGCTGCGATGAAGCAGCCGCGTGAGGGCGCGCAATGGACCGGGATCACCACGCGGATCGCTGAACGCCTCCTCGAAACCGGCGCGGTCGATGCCGTGCTGACGATGGCGCCGGACCCGGCCGACAAATGGAAGCCGATGCCGGTGCTGGTGACCAGCCCCGAGGGCATGGCGCAGTGCCGCGGGATGCGGATGGGCTATGCGCCGTCGCTGGCGCTGCTGGAGCCCGCGCGCGCCGCCGGCTACAAGCGGATCGCGGTGATCGGCATTCCATGCCAGGTCTATGCGCTGCGCTCGCTGGAGCGGAAGCTCGGCTTCGAGCGGCTGTATGTGATCGGCACGCCGTGCTCGGACAACACCACGACCGAAAATTTCCACGAGTTCCTCGATCTGTTGTCGGACCGACCCGAGACCATCACCTATCTGGAATTCCGCGCCGACTATCATGTCGAGCTTCGCTTCACCGACGGCCGGGTGCAGGCGATTCCGTTCCTGTTGTTGCCGATCTCGAAACTGAAGCCGGACTTCTTCCCGATCACCTGCCGCACCTGCGTCGACTACACCAATACGCTGGCCGACATCACCGTCGGCTACATGGCCGGCCGCGGCGAGCAATGGCTGCTGGTGCGCAACCAGCGCGGCGAGGAACTGCTCGACCTGCTCGGCGACGAAGTGCGGCTGAGCGAGCCGACCAGCGCGGGGAACCGCACCGCGCCGGTGAAAGGCTTCCTGAAGAACACCGAGCTCGCCGCCGGCGGCCTGCCGGTGCGCGGGATGCCGAACTGGCTGCGGCCGTTCATGGGCTGGCTGATGCCGAAGGTCGGCCCGCGCGGGCTCGAATTCGGCCGCGCCCGGGTCGAGATGAAGGCGGTCGAAACCGTGCTGCATCTGCGCCGAAACTACAAACAGAAGATCAAGAACATGGTACCGGCGCACGTCTGGGCGCTGGTCAAACCCTACGGGCTCGAGCCCGACGACTCCGAGCGGCGCAACTAA
- a CDS encoding PA2169 family four-helix-bundle protein yields the protein MDTDILDHLKTLNTSAIDARNGYQEALEDAEGKGLTSLFRDMIALHHGNAEELAGMLLNAGEEADDSGSFMSVVHKTIMSVRSLFDGLDGSVLPGLIDGEKRNLAKYDEAVQASAGAPAIVATLTAQRNKIREKIELMQQQNAAYEAAQT from the coding sequence TTGGACACCGACATTCTCGATCACCTGAAGACGCTGAATACCAGCGCCATCGACGCCCGCAACGGCTACCAGGAAGCGCTGGAAGATGCCGAAGGCAAGGGCCTGACGTCGCTGTTCCGCGACATGATCGCGCTACATCACGGCAACGCCGAGGAACTCGCTGGGATGCTGCTCAACGCCGGCGAAGAAGCCGACGACAGCGGTTCGTTCATGAGCGTGGTTCACAAGACCATCATGAGCGTGCGTTCGCTGTTCGACGGGCTCGACGGCAGCGTGCTGCCCGGCCTGATCGACGGCGAGAAGCGGAACCTCGCGAAATACGACGAGGCGGTGCAGGCCTCGGCCGGCGCGCCGGCGATCGTCGCGACGCTGACCGCGCAGCGCAACAAGATCCGCGAGAAGATCGAGCTGATGCAGCAGCAGAACGCCGCCTATGAGGCGGCCCAGACCTGA
- a CDS encoding efflux RND transporter permease subunit, producing the protein MPAFFIDRPIFAWVVALFICLLGAISIPFLPIAQYPIIAPPSISVSTQYPGASPENLYNSVTRLIEEELNGANGILNFESTSDSLGQVEIIANFEPGTDTEMASVNVQNRIKRIEARLPRAVLQQGILVEEASSAVLQIITLSSTDGSLDEVGLGDFMIRNVLGEIRRIPGVGRATLYSTERALRIWIDPDKLVGYNLTADEVTKAIEAQNAQVASGAVGAEPSAKGQKTSVLVLVKGQLSSADEFGAVVLRANPDGSTVRLRDVARIEIGGFSYQFNTRLNGKPTAGLSVLMSPTGNALATASAVEAKMKELSRFFPANISYQIPYNITPVVEASITKVVHTLLEAVALVFVVMFLFLQNIRYTIIPTIVVPVALLGTCVSLLLFGYSINMLTMFGMVLAIGILVDDAIVVVENVERIMAEEGLPPKEATRKAMTQITSAIIGITLVLIAVFVPMAFFPGSVGIIYRQFSVTMVSAIAFSALMALTLTPALCATLLKPVVKGHAHAERGFFGRFNRILDGTRERYSRIVRWNLGRTGRLMILYAVLLGVLGWGLVRMPGGFLPIDDQGFITVDLQTPSDSSYNRTFEVIKKVEDYLLKRDGVDNVTFLTGFSFLGQGMNAAQAFVTLKDWSERDGKSSAAAIVDDANKALGSVRDARIAAQQPPPIDNLGNSSGFSFRLQDRGQKGYPALIQASQQLVAAANASPILENVYVEGLPPAPVINLMIDREKAGAFGVTFQDINNTISTNLGSAYVNDFPNRGRMQRVIVQADIPDRMKADDILTYSVKNSRGQLVPLSSFATIEWSKGPTQVVGFNYYPAIRVSGQARAGYTSGDAIAEMERLAAQLPRGFGYDWTGQSLQEKLSGSQAPFLLALSALVVFLVLAALYESWTIPVAVLLTVPLGIIGAVVAATTRSLPNDVYFTVGLITIIGLAAKDAILIVEFAKDLRKEGKSLREATLEACHLRFRPIVMTGLAFCSGVLPMAIATGAGAKSQQALGTSVMGGMIAVVVLALLMVPVFFVVVQRLFAGDRSDDPVRAPHEVPMHPQLPKESA; encoded by the coding sequence ATGCCCGCATTTTTTATCGACAGGCCGATTTTCGCCTGGGTCGTCGCGCTGTTCATCTGCCTTCTCGGCGCGATCTCGATTCCGTTTCTGCCGATCGCGCAATATCCGATCATCGCGCCGCCGTCGATCTCGGTGTCGACGCAATATCCCGGCGCCTCGCCGGAGAATTTGTACAACAGCGTCACCCGGCTGATCGAGGAAGAGCTCAACGGCGCCAACGGCATTCTCAATTTCGAATCGACCTCCGACTCGCTCGGTCAGGTCGAAATCATCGCCAATTTCGAGCCCGGCACCGACACCGAAATGGCGTCGGTCAACGTGCAGAACCGGATCAAACGTATTGAGGCGCGGCTGCCGCGCGCCGTTTTGCAGCAGGGCATCCTGGTCGAGGAAGCCTCCAGCGCGGTGCTGCAGATCATCACGCTGAGTTCGACCGACGGCTCGCTCGACGAGGTCGGCCTCGGCGACTTCATGATCCGCAACGTGCTCGGCGAAATCCGCCGCATTCCCGGCGTCGGCCGCGCCACGCTGTATTCGACCGAACGCGCGCTGCGGATCTGGATCGATCCCGACAAGCTGGTCGGCTACAATCTCACCGCCGACGAGGTCACCAAGGCGATCGAGGCGCAGAACGCCCAGGTCGCGTCCGGCGCCGTCGGCGCCGAGCCGAGCGCCAAGGGGCAGAAGACCTCGGTGCTGGTGCTGGTGAAGGGGCAGCTCTCCTCCGCCGACGAGTTCGGCGCGGTGGTGCTGCGCGCCAATCCCGATGGTTCGACCGTTCGGCTGCGCGACGTCGCGCGGATCGAGATCGGCGGCTTCAGCTACCAGTTCAACACCCGCCTCAACGGCAAGCCCACCGCCGGCCTCTCGGTGCTGATGTCGCCGACCGGCAACGCGCTGGCGACCGCGAGCGCGGTCGAAGCCAAGATGAAGGAGCTGTCGCGCTTCTTCCCGGCGAACATCAGCTACCAGATCCCGTACAACATCACGCCGGTGGTCGAGGCCTCGATCACCAAAGTGGTGCACACGCTGCTCGAGGCGGTGGCGCTGGTGTTCGTGGTGATGTTCCTGTTCCTGCAGAACATCCGCTACACCATCATTCCGACCATCGTGGTGCCGGTGGCGCTGCTCGGCACCTGCGTGTCGCTGCTGCTGTTCGGCTATTCGATCAACATGCTGACGATGTTCGGCATGGTGCTGGCGATCGGCATCCTGGTCGACGACGCCATCGTCGTGGTCGAAAACGTCGAACGCATCATGGCCGAGGAGGGGCTGCCGCCGAAGGAGGCCACCCGCAAGGCGATGACGCAGATCACCAGCGCCATCATCGGCATCACGCTGGTGCTGATCGCGGTGTTCGTGCCGATGGCGTTCTTCCCCGGCTCGGTCGGCATCATCTATCGGCAGTTCTCGGTGACCATGGTGTCGGCGATCGCGTTCTCGGCGCTGATGGCGTTGACGCTGACGCCGGCGCTGTGCGCCACGCTGCTGAAGCCGGTCGTCAAGGGCCACGCCCATGCCGAACGCGGCTTCTTCGGCCGGTTCAACCGCATTCTCGACGGCACCCGCGAGCGCTATTCGCGGATCGTGCGGTGGAATCTCGGGCGAACGGGCCGGCTGATGATTCTCTACGCCGTGCTGCTCGGCGTGCTCGGCTGGGGACTGGTCAGGATGCCGGGCGGCTTCCTGCCGATCGACGACCAGGGCTTCATCACCGTCGACCTGCAGACGCCGTCGGATTCGTCCTACAACCGGACCTTCGAGGTGATCAAGAAGGTCGAGGATTATCTGCTGAAGCGCGACGGCGTCGACAACGTCACCTTCCTCACCGGCTTCAGCTTCCTCGGCCAGGGCATGAACGCGGCGCAGGCCTTCGTCACGCTCAAGGACTGGTCCGAGCGCGACGGCAAATCCTCCGCGGCAGCGATCGTCGACGACGCCAACAAGGCGCTCGGGTCGGTGCGCGATGCGCGCATCGCGGCGCAGCAGCCGCCGCCGATCGACAATCTCGGCAACTCCTCGGGGTTCAGCTTCCGCCTGCAGGACCGCGGCCAGAAGGGCTACCCCGCGTTGATCCAGGCCAGTCAGCAACTGGTGGCGGCGGCCAATGCCAGCCCGATCCTCGAAAACGTCTATGTCGAAGGCCTCCCGCCGGCGCCGGTCATCAATCTGATGATCGACCGCGAGAAGGCCGGCGCCTTCGGCGTCACCTTCCAGGACATCAACAATACGATCTCGACCAATCTCGGCTCGGCCTATGTCAACGACTTCCCGAACCGCGGGCGGATGCAGCGCGTGATCGTGCAGGCCGACATTCCCGACCGGATGAAGGCCGACGACATCCTGACCTATTCGGTGAAGAACAGCCGCGGCCAGCTCGTGCCGCTGTCGTCCTTCGCGACAATCGAGTGGTCGAAGGGGCCGACCCAGGTGGTCGGCTTCAACTACTATCCGGCGATCCGCGTGAGCGGTCAGGCCCGTGCCGGCTACACCTCGGGCGATGCGATCGCCGAGATGGAGCGGCTCGCCGCGCAATTGCCCCGCGGTTTCGGTTACGACTGGACCGGCCAGTCGCTGCAGGAGAAGCTGTCGGGCTCGCAGGCGCCGTTCCTGCTGGCGCTGTCGGCGCTGGTGGTGTTCCTCGTGCTCGCCGCGCTTTACGAGAGCTGGACGATTCCGGTCGCCGTGCTGCTCACGGTGCCGCTCGGAATCATCGGGGCGGTCGTCGCGGCGACGACGCGCTCGCTGCCGAACGACGTGTACTTCACGGTCGGCCTGATCACGATCATCGGGCTCGCGGCCAAGGACGCGATTCTGATCGTCGAATTCGCCAAGGATCTGCGCAAGGAAGGCAAGTCGCTGCGCGAAGCGACGCTGGAAGCCTGCCACCTGCGGTTCCGCCCGATCGTGATGACCGGCCTCGCCTTCTGCAGCGGCGTGCTACCGATGGCGATTGCAACGGGCGCCGGCGCCAAGAGCCAGCAGGCGCTCGGCACCAGCGTGATGGGCGGCATGATCGCGGTGGTGGTGCTGGCGCTGCTGATGGTTCCGGTGTTCTTCGTCGTGGTGCAGCGGCTGTTCGCCGGCGATCGGTCCGACGATCCGGTCAGGGCGCCCCACGAGGTCCCGATGCACCCGCAACTGCCGAAAGAATCCGCCTAG
- a CDS encoding efflux RND transporter periplasmic adaptor subunit, whose protein sequence is MRGSIRFALTAVTLACLAPGLAGCNDPKTANAATPEKPEVGIITVKPHARAIVRELPGRIAPIRVADVRPRVSGIVVHRPFKQGSEVKAGDPLYVIDPRPFEVELKAAEAALAKAHAAREQALQQANRVAMLTREQAASKAQNEVAASNSRQADAEVSAREAEVSRAKLNLEYATVRAPISGRIGAALVSEGALVVQNDSNSLATIQQLDHVYADFTQPVAEMVRLRRAFESGELDQIAPDAARARLVLDDGTVYPLPGKLLFSESKVDAYTGQVTLRAEFDNPNRELLPGMYVRVRIEQGFDADAISVPEEAVQRNGGGGSEVFVVKDDNRVAVQPVRVGSQQDGQWLVLDGLKPGARVVVEGFQKFAAGDAVVPVSLEETKSATAAPPTTGSTQKLQ, encoded by the coding sequence ATGCGGGGATCCATCAGGTTTGCCTTGACGGCGGTGACGCTTGCGTGTCTCGCGCCGGGGTTGGCCGGCTGTAACGACCCGAAGACAGCGAATGCGGCGACGCCCGAGAAGCCGGAAGTCGGCATCATCACGGTGAAGCCTCACGCCCGTGCGATCGTTCGCGAACTGCCCGGCCGCATCGCGCCGATCCGCGTCGCCGACGTGCGGCCCAGGGTCTCCGGCATCGTGGTCCACCGCCCGTTCAAGCAGGGCAGCGAGGTCAAGGCGGGCGATCCGCTCTACGTCATCGACCCGCGGCCGTTCGAGGTCGAATTGAAGGCCGCCGAGGCCGCGCTCGCCAAGGCGCATGCGGCGCGCGAGCAAGCGTTGCAGCAGGCCAATCGTGTGGCGATGCTGACCAGGGAGCAGGCCGCCTCCAAGGCGCAGAACGAAGTCGCGGCCAGTAATTCGCGGCAGGCCGATGCGGAGGTCTCCGCCCGGGAGGCCGAAGTCTCGCGCGCCAAGCTGAACCTCGAATATGCCACCGTCCGGGCGCCGATCAGCGGCAGGATCGGCGCTGCGCTGGTGAGCGAGGGCGCTCTGGTGGTCCAGAACGACTCCAACAGCCTCGCCACGATTCAGCAGCTCGATCACGTCTATGCCGACTTCACCCAACCGGTCGCCGAAATGGTCCGGCTGCGTCGCGCTTTCGAATCCGGCGAACTCGACCAGATCGCGCCGGACGCGGCGCGCGCCCGGCTGGTGCTGGACGACGGCACGGTCTACCCGTTGCCCGGCAAGCTGCTGTTCTCGGAGTCGAAGGTCGACGCCTATACCGGCCAGGTGACGCTGCGCGCCGAATTCGACAATCCGAACCGCGAATTGCTGCCCGGCATGTATGTCCGCGTGCGGATCGAGCAGGGCTTCGACGCCGACGCGATCTCGGTGCCGGAGGAGGCGGTCCAGCGCAACGGAGGCGGCGGCAGCGAGGTCTTCGTGGTCAAGGACGACAATCGCGTGGCGGTGCAGCCGGTCCGCGTCGGCTCGCAGCAGGACGGCCAGTGGCTGGTGCTCGACGGCCTCAAGCCGGGCGCGCGCGTCGTGGTCGAGGGCTTCCAGAAATTCGCGGCTGGAGACGCCGTCGTTCCGGTGAGCCTCGAGGAAACCAAGTCCGCGACCGCAGCCCCTCCGACGACGGGCAGCACGCAGAAGCTGCAGTAA